A genome region from Pseudanabaena sp. Chao 1811 includes the following:
- a CDS encoding class I SAM-dependent methyltransferase, producing the protein MKKPVYNSEWLESWKSSYSSDLLEFFGDTGNLGYTYGYQLRFNKTIDTVKRYVPSHSRIIDVAAAQGNFSLRLAELGYLVTWNDLRAELADYVKLKYETGDINYLSGNCFELNLQEEFDAVVITEIIEHVAHPDQFLLNISTLIKPGGYIIMTTPNGEYIRNNLPRFSDCPDSSVFENVQFKPDADGHIFLLHRDEIENLVKKSGLILKELCLFSNPLTNGYLKTNYLLPFIPKPLVDFLELLTSFNNGQFFPKINVHTLAVIMKPSQ; encoded by the coding sequence ATGAAAAAACCTGTTTATAATTCTGAATGGCTGGAATCTTGGAAATCAAGCTATTCATCTGATTTGCTCGAATTTTTTGGAGACACAGGAAATCTGGGATATACCTATGGATATCAACTTAGGTTTAATAAAACTATTGACACGGTAAAGCGATATGTTCCAAGTCATTCTCGTATAATCGATGTAGCTGCAGCTCAAGGTAACTTTTCATTACGTCTAGCTGAGTTGGGTTATTTAGTAACATGGAATGACCTACGTGCTGAATTAGCTGATTATGTAAAGCTAAAATACGAAACAGGAGATATCAACTACTTGTCAGGCAATTGTTTTGAGCTAAACCTTCAAGAGGAATTCGATGCAGTTGTCATTACGGAAATTATTGAACATGTTGCCCATCCTGATCAGTTTTTGCTTAATATAAGTACTTTGATTAAGCCAGGTGGATACATCATCATGACTACGCCCAATGGAGAATATATCAGAAATAATTTGCCGAGATTTTCTGACTGCCCTGATTCTTCCGTATTTGAAAATGTTCAATTCAAACCTGATGCTGATGGGCATATTTTTTTATTGCACAGAGATGAAATTGAGAATTTAGTCAAAAAGTCTGGTCTCATTCTCAAAGAATTATGCCTTTTTAGTAATCCATTGACCAACGGATATCTCAAGACCAATTATCTCTTGCCTTTTATCCCTAAGCCTCTTGTTGATTTCCTAGAGTTACTGACTTCATTCAATAATGGTCA
- a CDS encoding Era-like GTP-binding protein → MIALFSNKPKVSKTIYTVLAQNLLVNYRDIFQADLKEQELAEISFLQEKLKKQAIAIALFGMVSRGKTSLLNALFGKKLGETGAINGVTQGISTYEWKISAKSSIDDQENQKLELQFIDTQGLDEVGGEIGGMAALEAAKRADLILFVIAGDMTRREQEAIAQLQTFYKPILLVFNKADLYPESDREAIYKALQNEEMRKLISPQEIVLTVAEPLPVKVRLQYSDGRESQEVWERPQPDVQALKERIVSLLNTEGKALLVINVLRSLLEIQDAVTQRHLQKLQRSTAIAAVIFVSEAVGLLISPHLWLDGLISGTFNSLFVLWAIGKYSSQKKYLWLLLIVAIACLSGGLGIHSEAARYLQILWVGLSISVLFKGIITDINHSRGSGKLGAKALMAEIIQSVPDDSILRRFQ, encoded by the coding sequence TTGATTGCATTATTCTCAAATAAACCCAAGGTTAGTAAGACAATATATACTGTTCTTGCTCAAAATCTGCTTGTCAATTATCGGGATATATTTCAAGCCGATTTAAAGGAACAAGAACTAGCAGAAATCTCATTTCTCCAAGAGAAACTCAAGAAACAGGCGATTGCGATCGCTTTGTTTGGGATGGTATCACGGGGGAAGACTTCGCTACTCAATGCTTTATTTGGGAAGAAATTGGGAGAAACGGGGGCGATTAATGGTGTTACGCAGGGGATTAGTACATATGAATGGAAGATCTCGGCGAAATCTTCGATTGATGATCAGGAAAACCAGAAATTAGAATTGCAGTTTATTGATACACAGGGGCTGGATGAAGTTGGTGGCGAAATCGGTGGTATGGCTGCCCTTGAAGCAGCTAAGCGAGCGGATTTGATTTTGTTTGTGATTGCGGGAGATATGACGAGGCGGGAGCAGGAAGCGATCGCCCAATTACAGACTTTCTATAAACCGATTTTGTTGGTTTTTAATAAAGCTGATCTCTATCCTGAAAGCGATCGCGAGGCAATTTACAAGGCACTACAGAACGAAGAAATGCGAAAGCTCATCTCTCCGCAAGAGATTGTCTTAACGGTAGCGGAACCGCTACCTGTGAAAGTGCGCTTGCAATATAGTGATGGGCGAGAAAGCCAAGAAGTGTGGGAACGTCCTCAGCCCGATGTGCAAGCGTTAAAGGAGCGAATAGTTTCTTTGCTGAATACCGAAGGTAAAGCCTTACTGGTGATCAATGTCTTGAGGTCATTGTTAGAGATCCAAGATGCGGTTACCCAACGTCATTTACAGAAGTTGCAAAGATCAACGGCGATCGCTGCAGTAATATTTGTTAGTGAAGCGGTGGGGCTATTAATATCGCCGCATTTATGGCTTGATGGTTTGATTAGTGGTACTTTTAATAGTCTATTTGTGCTTTGGGCGATCGGGAAATATTCTAGTCAGAAGAAGTATTTGTGGTTGCTGCTGATTGTCGCGATCGCCTGTTTATCTGGCGGATTGGGAATCCATAGTGAAGCTGCTCGCTATCTGCAAATCCTATGGGTAGGTTTGAGTATATCGGTTCTTTTTAAGGGAATTATTACGGATATCAACCATAGTCGAGGTTCTGGGAAGTTGGGTGCAAAAGCGTTAATGGCAGAAATTATTCAATCTGTTCCTGATGACTCAATACTGCGACGATTCCAGTAA
- a CDS encoding metal ABC transporter solute-binding protein, Zn/Mn family: MTAKVSSKLSSDWSSRKGSLRLKAIAPLVIAIATSMTACSVTNNPTVSSPTAITTAKSENLPLVVATNSVACDIAKQIAGETINLQCLIEAGTDPHIYQPKPEDRKAIDSAKLVLYGGYDFEPNLIKLIQSSSNSAPKIAVNEIAVPKPLMDEGHDHDHSKEDKKDAKSEKSADPHVWNNAQNGIKITQAIGKSLSNLRPDQAEIYAKNTTKLVSELEQIDLWIKSQIATIPESSRKLVTTHDALGYYATAYGIPVEGALNGISTEEQPTPTRVKQLVEVIKTSKVPTIFAEVSINPKLITAVAKEASVKVSDRELYADGLGAKGSEAETYTKMLIANTRTIVEGLGGQYTPFQVKN; the protein is encoded by the coding sequence ATGACTGCAAAAGTGTCCTCAAAATTATCCTCAGACTGGAGTTCACGTAAAGGTAGCTTAAGACTTAAAGCGATCGCCCCTCTCGTAATTGCGATCGCTACTAGTATGACTGCTTGCAGTGTTACTAACAACCCCACTGTTAGCAGTCCCACTGCTATAACTACTGCCAAAAGTGAAAATTTGCCCCTTGTTGTGGCAACTAATTCGGTTGCCTGTGACATTGCTAAGCAAATTGCAGGGGAAACGATCAATCTCCAATGTTTAATTGAGGCTGGTACTGACCCTCACATTTATCAGCCAAAGCCTGAAGATCGTAAAGCGATCGACTCAGCGAAATTAGTTCTTTATGGTGGCTATGACTTTGAGCCAAATTTAATCAAACTGATTCAATCAAGTTCTAATTCTGCTCCCAAAATTGCCGTGAATGAAATTGCTGTGCCAAAGCCATTGATGGATGAAGGTCATGACCATGATCATAGTAAGGAAGATAAAAAGGATGCTAAGTCCGAGAAATCAGCTGATCCCCATGTGTGGAACAATGCTCAAAATGGCATCAAAATTACTCAAGCGATCGGCAAAAGTTTAAGTAATCTTCGTCCTGATCAGGCAGAAATCTATGCTAAAAACACGACTAAACTTGTCAGCGAATTAGAACAAATTGACCTATGGATTAAATCCCAAATCGCCACAATCCCAGAAAGTTCGCGAAAACTAGTCACTACTCATGATGCTCTAGGCTACTATGCTACAGCCTATGGAATTCCTGTTGAGGGAGCCTTGAATGGAATTAGTACTGAGGAACAACCAACTCCCACTAGAGTGAAGCAGTTGGTCGAAGTTATTAAAACTAGTAAGGTTCCCACAATTTTTGCTGAAGTATCAATTAATCCTAAATTGATTACGGCTGTTGCGAAGGAAGCGAGTGTGAAGGTTAGCGATCGCGAACTCTATGCCGATGGACTAGGTGCAAAGGGCAGTGAAGCTGAAACCTATACAAAGATGCTGATTGCCAATACACGCACAATTGTTGAGGGATTAGGTGGTCAGTATACGCCCTTTCAGGTGAAAAACTGA
- a CDS encoding CobW family GTP-binding protein, which yields MQTLQPDIPKRGMPVTIVTGFLGSGKTTLLNQILKNRQDLKVAVLVNEFGDINIDGQLLIDIEDGMVELSNGCICCTINDGLVDAVYNVLERSERIDYMVIETTGIADPLPIALTFLGTELKHLTRLDSILTVIDAETFTSEHFQSEAALSQVEYGDIVLLNKTDLVPEKQVEELEEYLRKKKSKARILRSQYGEVPLPLILDVDLAPTSVYQQVEKEDEIHEHEHHEHHNHEHHEHEHHHHHSDHLANDGFISVSFQSDRRFDLDKFTYFLDKVMPNDVFRAKGVLSFTSQDLRFIFQLSGKRYELAYDHRQKPAGNQLVLIGRNLDGISLQQQLQECLV from the coding sequence ATGCAAACCCTTCAACCCGATATCCCAAAGCGCGGAATGCCTGTGACAATTGTTACGGGATTTTTAGGCAGTGGCAAAACCACACTTCTCAATCAAATTCTCAAGAACCGTCAGGATTTGAAAGTGGCAGTTTTGGTAAATGAATTTGGTGACATTAACATTGATGGACAGCTTCTAATTGATATTGAAGATGGAATGGTAGAGCTAAGTAATGGCTGTATTTGCTGCACGATTAATGATGGCTTAGTCGATGCTGTATATAACGTCTTAGAACGAAGTGAACGAATTGATTACATGGTGATCGAGACAACTGGCATTGCTGACCCTTTACCGATCGCCTTAACTTTTTTGGGGACAGAACTCAAGCATCTTACTCGACTCGATTCCATTCTCACGGTGATAGATGCAGAGACATTTACTTCCGAACATTTCCAAAGTGAGGCAGCGCTGAGTCAGGTAGAATATGGCGATATTGTGCTGTTGAACAAAACTGATTTAGTTCCTGAAAAGCAAGTTGAAGAGCTAGAAGAGTACCTCCGCAAGAAGAAATCCAAAGCGCGAATTTTGCGATCGCAATATGGAGAAGTTCCATTACCCCTAATCCTAGATGTAGATCTAGCCCCAACTAGTGTTTATCAACAAGTAGAGAAAGAGGATGAGATTCATGAACATGAGCATCACGAACATCATAACCATGAACACCATGAGCATGAACATCATCATCACCACTCTGACCATTTAGCCAATGATGGATTTATATCTGTCTCATTTCAAAGTGATCGCCGATTTGATTTAGACAAGTTCACCTATTTCCTTGATAAGGTAATGCCTAATGATGTATTTCGAGCTAAGGGTGTTCTCAGCTTTACATCTCAAGATTTGCGTTTTATCTTTCAGTTAAGTGGTAAGCGTTATGAATTAGCCTACGATCATCGACAAAAGCCTGCTGGAAATCAATTAGTTCTCATTGGCAGGAATCTTGATGGAATATCACTTCAACAACAATTGCAAGAATGCTTGGTATAG